In the genome of Lentisphaera araneosa HTCC2155, the window ACGAGCCAATTGGAAACCATCACGGTAGGGATACGCACGATAAAAAGACCTTTATTCAACTTCTCTTTCCAATGACGAAAAGAGAAGTTCACGTCCTTCCATTGATAAATAATGACAATGCAGGGCACGGCGTAAAAGGTACTAAACACAAACTGATCAAACAACACCTTCTTGATAATCACACTGACCTCACTTGATGAACCAAAGAGATCCGCTTGGAAGGAGTAGAACAATTCGATTTCCGTTCCCTTCCAAAACCAAAAAAGAAACATAAAGAGTAAAAGATTGATATTAAAAACGACGCGCTTACTCAAGGCCAAAATTATATAGGGTAAAGCACCTGCAAAAAGTGCCGTTGATAAGCCTGAAAATAAGTAAGGGTTCTCAGCCTTTAAATCGGTCAAAGCCACAAGCTTTTGCTGAACCGTAGAGGAATTATAATAAGAAAGCAAAAGCGTAATCGCCACTGCTTGCAGGACTAAGCCAGGTTTTAAATTGAGCTTTAAAGCCTGTTTAACTTCGCGTAATAAAGCTTTCATAACTTGAGCTCCTGCAGAGTAACCTGACCTCGACTCACTTGCTTGAGCTCATCTTGAAAAGCTTTGATCAAAGCTTCATCAAGTTTTACTTTCCACAAAACACCATCGGCTTGATAATCTTCTTCAATAGCTTCTGGCGGATGCAGTTTAAAGACATGATGAACTTGCGCTGCTAAATCAAAATTCGTTTTAAACTCAAAAGAACGGAAAGAACGCAGCTCAATGAACTCCCCTGACTTTAAGCAATCTGAGGCACTTCCTCCATAAGCTCGACAAAGCCCGCCCGTCCCTAACTTGATCCCCCCGAACCAACGAATAACTAAGACCGCCACATTCGTTAGATCCGCATATTCAATTGCCGACAAAATCGGTTTGCCCGCTGTCCCCGAGGGTTCACCATCATCATTAAAACGATAATCATTTCCCACCTTGAACGCCCAACAATTATGTCGCGCCGAAGCAATGCTTTTCTCCGCAAAAAAGTCCAGCGCTTGCTGAACATCCGCAATCGGCACGGCATGAGCCAGAAAACGACTCTTCTTGACTTCTAATTGAAATTCACAGGGAGATTTTAAGGTATACAAATTCTTTCTCTTTTTTGCACTTTAAAAGTCCTTCGCCTGAATTCAAGACATTTGAACTAGGCAATTCAGTAAGCTTCGTTCAAGCTTGCGAATAGAAAAGCCCCGAAATGAAATGTATAAAGTAGTGCTTATCATAGATAAATTAAGAAAATAAGTATTTGCTCGATTCGCAGAATCACGATAAAGTAGAATACTTATAAGTCATTTTTATTAATTCATACTCGCTCAAACCAATTTAGTTCTTAACTAAGGAAGATACATAAATGTCTAAATACTGCCAAAACATAAAAGTCACCAAATCCGGTGAAGAAAAAGAATGCACTCATTTAGCTCTTCCCAATCAAAACATATGTGGTCGTTGCTTGAGTCAAGCTAAGAAAGACGCCAGTAAAAAAGAATTAAACTCAGATAAAAAAGCTTAAATTTCAACCAACTTAATCCAAGGACAAAACATTGGGCTGGATCCTAATCATTATTGCAATTGTATTGCACCTCTTCAACCTCAAGAAGCCTTCCGAAAAACACGACCCCAGAGCCTTCAAAAAACACGATGGTTTAAAATCCGTCATCGGCGGCATCTTCATGATTGGTTTAACCATCATCTTTATTCAAGGCTGCTAGCACATATTTATACACATCTTTTCGGTTATTCGGTTTCATCTAATAGATTATCAGAAAAGCCTTTTATCTTACTTTAAATCATCCCAATATTTTTAGTGTTTTTTACTCAGTTCCCATTCTAAGGCCCCAGAGCTAAACACTATAAATTCTATACTTAGATATATCGAAAATCCTAAGTAATTACTTATCAAAACCTGTTCGACGATACTCTAAAACATCCCATAAAATTGCCTTTATTTAAATCAGCATATAAAATAAACTTATGATACTACATAAGAAAAGATAAACGTACAGAATAAATAATTTAGGGAAATGATTATGAAAAATTTAAAGATACTCACTTTTATTTTATTGAGCTTACTAACATCTAGTCTCGCTTTAGCTGAACAAAAATCCGTGTTTAATCACAAGCAAACGGATACTCTCGATCTAAAAAGCAAAATCCAAAAAGTTACCGATGACAATATTTTTCGTGATGCCAATGCCTGTAATTGGGGCTCTTCAATAATAAAAGGAGAGGATGGCAAGTACCATATTTTTTACGCTCAAATGCTCGACGAATTCAGCTTTAGTTCATGGCTTACTGACGGGGTAATATCACATGCTGTATCTGACTCACCCGCTGGCCCATATAAGCATAAAGAAGTTGTACTTAAAGGCCGAGGTTTGGGACACTGGGATGCGTACACGGCTCATAACCCAAGAATTAAGTTTTATGATGGAAAATATTACCTTTACTATATATCGACAAATACTGGTGACCGTGTATTAAGCAAAGATCAAATGAACCAAGCTAGACACGGTAAGTTAGGTGATGAATTCAGAAATCTCGTGAGAGAAAATCAACGTATTGGTGTAGCGGTTTCTGATAGTATTAATGGCCCTTGGAAACGCTTTGATAAACCACTTATAGAACCTAGCCTTCCCATTGTAAACATCACCTGTAATCCGGCAATCACTAAACGACCTGATGGTGGATACCTTATGTTTGTTCGTGGCGATAAACCGAATCAAAA includes:
- a CDS encoding glycoside hydrolase family protein; translated protein: MKNLKILTFILLSLLTSSLALAEQKSVFNHKQTDTLDLKSKIQKVTDDNIFRDANACNWGSSIIKGEDGKYHIFYAQMLDEFSFSSWLTDGVISHAVSDSPAGPYKHKEVVLKGRGLGHWDAYTAHNPRIKFYDGKYYLYYISTNTGDRVLSKDQMNQARHGKLGDEFRNLVRENQRIGVAVSDSINGPWKRFDKPLIEPSLPIVNITCNPAITKRPDGGYLMFVRGDKPNQKKLVRSQAVALADSPTGPWKILPKPAVGNLNSEDPFVWYDQKRMRYYAVYHAFGYMAMITSEDGINWKKAKHYKVTKLSYDRHDGKAVDAARMERPFIFIEDGVPKVLSVAILERSGRSYSLFIPLEDM
- a CDS encoding Mpv17/PMP22 family protein; translation: MKALLREVKQALKLNLKPGLVLQAVAITLLLSYYNSSTVQQKLVALTDLKAENPYLFSGLSTALFAGALPYIILALSKRVVFNINLLLFMFLFWFWKGTEIELFYSFQADLFGSSSEVSVIIKKVLFDQFVFSTFYAVPCIVIIYQWKDVNFSFRHWKEKLNKGLFIVRIPTVMVSNWLVWIPACAVIYAMPDALQVPLSNIIGCFYVLMIEVLCKPSPSA
- a CDS encoding IMPACT family protein, whose product is MYTLKSPCEFQLEVKKSRFLAHAVPIADVQQALDFFAEKSIASARHNCWAFKVGNDYRFNDDGEPSGTAGKPILSAIEYADLTNVAVLVIRWFGGIKLGTGGLCRAYGGSASDCLKSGEFIELRSFRSFEFKTNFDLAAQVHHVFKLHPPEAIEEDYQADGVLWKVKLDEALIKAFQDELKQVSRGQVTLQELKL